GGGCAGGGCGACGAAATGGAGTGATCGGTGCCCTGGGCCGCGGTCGAGCCGGACGGCGCCGACTCGGCGACTGCGCTGACCGAGTTCGACGCCGCTAACCGGCGCGTTGTCGAGCGGGTCCACGACGGTTGAAAGTCGACGAAGGAATCGATCAGCCGGCAGGACGCCCGCGGCTGACCACCCGTCCCTCCACGGCCCGTCGCGGCGGCGCGACGTCCGCCTATACGGCGAGCGTCACTGCTCGGCGGCGGGCGGGGGTTAGCAGGGCTTCGTCGGCGCGCCCCGGACGGCCGCGTGGACGACCTCCGCGACGTTGTAGCCGAGGACGCTCGCCAAGTCGGTCAGCCCCGGAGTGCTGAGTACCGCGTTGACCTCACCGGTCTCCAAGCTGCCTCGCCAGCGGGTGTCCTCCCGGGGCCTCTCGTCGTTCCAGTACGCCCGGGCATGCCTCACGAAGTCCTCCGCCTCCGCACGCCCGGGACCGTCGAGCCGCCGGATGTACTCCTCAAGCTGGTCCTTCCCCACGTACGGGACGAAGGAGCTCCAATTGCCGCCGGTGTCGTGGATCCTCGTGTTGTCGGGCTCCGAGTCCAGGGGAAGGTGCAGGAAGCCGGCCAGCCGCTCCAGCGACTGTTCCGGCCGCGCCATGTAGTCCTCGTAGCGGACGACGATGTGCGGCAGACCGTAGGTGTTGGCGGTGCGGAGGGCGTCCACGTACGTGTCCCGCCAGAGGCCCGCGCCCCGCCACAGCGGCTCTCCCGTCCGGTTCCGGTAGCTGATCGCGAAGGCGATCGGGTTCCGCGCCGTGACGATCACGTTCACCGGTGCCCGGTTCGCCGGATCGGCGAACTGCTGCTCGATGGCCTGCCGGAGCCAGGCGACGTACTTGCTTCCGTCGACGACCACCGAAACGCCCAGTGACCGGGCGAAGCGCCGGTGCATGCCGAGGATGTCGTCGTACGACACCTGCTCCCGGAGCGCGTTCGTGAAGTGCCGGCACTCCTTGCCGAGCAGTGAGCAGGGCCCGCACTCTCGACCGGCGTCCTTGTGGCTGTACTCGGGCATCTGCGTGAAGTTGTTCAGCTCGCCGACGTAGTGAGCGCCCCGGATCCGAGTGGTCATGTCGCGCCCGAGCAGGGTCGAGCCCGAGAACAGCGTGCCGACGACGAACACCGAGGTCGGCGGGCGGTCCTGCCCGTCGCGGAGCCTGAACCGGAGGTTCGCGAGCCGGCCAGGCTGAACGGGGGCCCCTTGCTTCTCAGCGTCCATGTTCACACTCACGGGAAAGATGAGTACCAGCCGGCCGGAACGAGATGGCCGTGCAGAGCATTGTGCACCTTCCGCCGCCCCACTTCGAGCGGCCCGGCCTTGCCCTGCCCAGCGTGAGCCCGGTGCCGCCGCTGCTTCCCTGCGGGCCCCGGATCCTCCATCCGTCGGTTCGGCTGCGGCTGAGACGGCCGGGCGTCTCGGGAGCCGGTCCCTGGATCGACCCTCGCCCATCCGGCATGATGAACGGCCTGGTGTCAGCTGCTTCACCGATCAGAAATCCTCTGCCATGTCGTCAGTTCTGGTAGCCCCTCGCCACCCGCGGAAGGATTGACGACCATGACCGACGCCAGACCGCTGGGCGCCGACAAGGCCGCGTTCATCGCGGCGGCCCGCTCCGATGACACGGCACAGTTCGCCCACATCACGGAGCGCTACCGGCGTGAGCTGCAGGTGCACTGCTACCGGATGCTCGCGAACTACGAGGACGCCCAGGACATGACGCAGGAGACGTTCCTGCGGGCGTGGAACAAGCGGGAGTCGTTCAAAGGCGACGCCGCGCTGCGGACCTGGCTGTACCGGATCGCGACGAACACCTGCCTCGACTTCCTGGAGAAGCGCAACGACCGAACACCCGTGCCTGCCGAGCTGCCGGACGCGGGCTCGGAATTGCTCTACCTTCAGCCCTACCCGGACCGGATGCTCCCGGAGGACCCGCAGGAATCGGTGGTGGCGCGGGAGACGATCGAGCTGGCGTTCATCGTCGCCGTCCAGCACCTGCCGCCGCGGCAGCGAGCGGTGTTCATCCTGCGCGATGTCCTCGGCTGGCCGGCGTCGAAGGCCGCGGGCGCCCTCGAACTGACCGTCGCATCGGTGACCAGCGCCCTGCAGCGGGCGCGCGTGACGATGCGCGAGCAGCTGCCCGACCGCCGCCTCGACTGGCGGAGCCCCGCCACGCACGAGCTGTCGGATGACGAGCGCGGCGTGGTGAAGTCGTATATCGACGCCCATGAGCGCAACGACCTCGACGGGCTGATGGCCTTGCTGCGCGACGACCTGCGCTTCGCGATGCTGCCCGAGCAGGGCACCTTGACCGTCACGGCCAAGGACGCGGTGGACGGCTGGGTCGCCGGCGGGCTCTTCCAGCCCGGCCACGACGACTGGCGCTGCATCCCCACGACGGTCAACCGCATGCCTGCCGCCGTGCTGTACCTCCGCACCCCCGACGATCCGGAGTACCGCTTGCTGAACATCGCGGTCCTGTACATCGTCGATGGGAAGATCGCCGAGCTCACCGGATTCGACGCCACCGACAAACCATGGCTGAGCCTGCCCGCGACGCTGTGATCAGACACGTCCCCACCGTCGACGAGTCCAGCGCGCGGGCCGGCGTCACCGCGGAATGAGGCCCCCCCGGCCAGCTGACCACCAACGCCCCGCCGACGTTGTCGGCGGGGCGTCTTCATCCCTAGAACGCCGTCACGTGCTCATCGCCTCGTCTCGTATCGGGTCAGCACCACGTCGCCGGGAAATGTCCGCGTCTCGACCAGGGTCAGGTTCACCCAGCTGTCCAGCGCGGTGAAGAACGGCGTGCCGCCGCCCACCAGGACCGGGTGGGTGACGATCGCGTACTCGTCGATCAGCCCGGCCTTCATCGCCGACGCGGCGAGTGCGGCGCCGCAGATGTCCATCGGGCCGCCGTCCTCGGCCTTGAGCCGGGTGATCTCCGTGATCGCGTCGCCGGTGACCAGGCGGGCGTTCCAGTCGACCGTGCTGATCGTGGAGGAGAACACCACCTTCGGCATGTCCCGCCAGCGGCGGGCGAACTCGATATGCGCCGGTGTGGCGCCGGGCTGCTGGTCGGCGGTCGGCCAGTCGGCGCTCATCGTCTCCCACAGCCTGCGCCCGTACAGCGTCAGGCCGGTCGCCCCCACCCGGTCGGACCACCACTGGAACAGCTCGTCGCTCGGCGCGCTCCAGCCGAGGTCGTCGCCGGGCGCGGCGATGTAGCCGTCCAGGCTCAGGTTCATGCCGTAGACCAGTTTCCGCATCGTGTCAGCCTCCTGTGAGTCGATCTCACACGTACAGACGGGCGCGGCGCGGAAACCTAATCGGTGCGCGATCCGGGTCCGAAGGTGGTCCTCGCGTTCCGGACAGGACGAACCTGGCAGCGGACGAACCGGAGCATCCTCGTGCTTGCCCTGGTCACGGGTGGTGGTGGGCGGCAGGGATGGTTGCCGCAGCGTTGTTGTGCGTCGAAGGCACCGCTGACACGTTCGTGCCGCGGCCCTCGTCGAGGCGGTGTGCGCCGTACACGACCAGGGCCCAGGCCAGGCAGGCGAACGCCGCGGTGTGCAGGAGCGCTCGGACGATGTTCCCGATGACCCACTTGTTCTCGAATTGGTCGCGCACGGTGGCCAGGTGGTTGATGTGCTGGGGGTCGCCGGCCTTGGCGAGCTGGTCGTTGAGGGGGACGTTGACGCCGCTGGTGACCATGAAGGCGATCAGATAGAGCGCGAGCGCGGCGATGAGCCAGGGCATGGCCGGCCGGCCGTGGCCGCGCCAGGCCAGGAACACCGCCAGCGCGATCAGGGGGATGGACCCCATGAACGGCAGCATGAAAGCGGGGTTGAGGATCGCCTTGTTGATGCCCTGCATGGCCTCGATGAGCGTTCGGTCGGAGGATCGGTTCAGGCCGGGCATGACGGCGTAGGCGAAGCCGGCGAACAGCCCGGCCATGAGCCCGGTGGAGATGAGGGCGGCCAGCATGGTCGCGGTCTGCAGGATCTTCATATCGCGTCCTTCGAGGTCCAGATGCCGGTGGCGGCGGTGTCGCTGGCGTAGTCGGAGAAGTCGCGGGCCGGGCGACCCAGGACCTGCTGGACACCGTTGCCCAGGTGAGCGTTCCGGCCGTCCAGGACAGTGGTGAACAGGTAGGTCAGCAGGCCAGTGACCTCGTCCGGGACGCCTTCGGCCGCCAGCGCGCGAGCGTAGGTGTCGACGGGGACGGGCACGTAGGCGATGTCGCGGCCGGCCGCTTGGCTGATGGCGGCGACGGCTTCTGCGAAGGTGAGCAGCCGCGGTCCGGTCAGTTCGTATGTACGGCCGCTGTGCCCGTCCTCGGTGAGGACCGACGCGGCGACGTCGGCGATGTCGTCGGCGTCGACGAACGGTTCGCGCACCTCACCCGCCGGCAGCACCACCTCGCCGCTTACCACCGGGTCGAGGAGGTAGCTCTCGCTGAAGTTCTGGGCGAACCAGCTGGCGCGCAACACCGTCCAGTCGGCGCCCGAAGCGGCGAGCGCCCGTTCGCAGGCGAGCGCCTCGTCCTCGCCGCGCCCCGACAGCAGCACCAGACGCCGCGCGCCCGACTCCACCGCGAGCTCGGCGAACGCGCCGATCGTCTCCGGCGCACCGGGGGCGGCCAGGTCCGGATAGTAGGCGACGTATACCGCGTGCACACCGTCGAGCGCGGGCGCCCACGTCGCACGGTCCGCCCAGTCGAAGGGCACCCCGCCGGATCGCGAGCCGATCCGGACCCGCAGGCCGCGTCCGGTCAGCCGCTGGACGACGCGTCGGCCGGTCTTGCCGGTCCCGCCCAGGACAAGGGTCAGATCACGGGAAGCCATAGGACTCTCCTCAGTTTCCGAAGCGGTGGCCGTGCCGTTCTGGCCACACCACAACCATCGGGTGCGCGGGGATCGTCAACAACAGCCGATCATGCAAGGATCGTTAACCTGGGGGTTGACGGCTGGGGGGCATGGTGGAGCAGCGCGAGATCGAGATCTTCCTGACGGTCGGCGAGGAGCTGCACTTCGGCCGGAGCGCCGAGCGGCTGCGGGTCTCGGTCGCGATGGTCAGCAAGACGGTCAAGAAGCTGGAGCGGGCGGTCGGTGCCGCGCTGTTCGACCGGACCAGCCGCCGGGTCGCGCTGACCCCGATCGGCCGGCGGCTCTACGACGACC
The sequence above is a segment of the Actinomadura coerulea genome. Coding sequences within it:
- a CDS encoding dihydrofolate reductase family protein, coding for MRKLVYGMNLSLDGYIAAPGDDLGWSAPSDELFQWWSDRVGATGLTLYGRRLWETMSADWPTADQQPGATPAHIEFARRWRDMPKVVFSSTISTVDWNARLVTGDAITEITRLKAEDGGPMDICGAALAASAMKAGLIDEYAIVTHPVLVGGGTPFFTALDSWVNLTLVETRTFPGDVVLTRYETRR
- a CDS encoding NAD(P)H-binding protein; amino-acid sequence: MASRDLTLVLGGTGKTGRRVVQRLTGRGLRVRIGSRSGGVPFDWADRATWAPALDGVHAVYVAYYPDLAAPGAPETIGAFAELAVESGARRLVLLSGRGEDEALACERALAASGADWTVLRASWFAQNFSESYLLDPVVSGEVVLPAGEVREPFVDADDIADVAASVLTEDGHSGRTYELTGPRLLTFAEAVAAISQAAGRDIAYVPVPVDTYARALAAEGVPDEVTGLLTYLFTTVLDGRNAHLGNGVQQVLGRPARDFSDYASDTAATGIWTSKDAI
- a CDS encoding RNA polymerase subunit sigma-70, with the protein product MTDARPLGADKAAFIAAARSDDTAQFAHITERYRRELQVHCYRMLANYEDAQDMTQETFLRAWNKRESFKGDAALRTWLYRIATNTCLDFLEKRNDRTPVPAELPDAGSELLYLQPYPDRMLPEDPQESVVARETIELAFIVAVQHLPPRQRAVFILRDVLGWPASKAAGALELTVASVTSALQRARVTMREQLPDRRLDWRSPATHELSDDERGVVKSYIDAHERNDLDGLMALLRDDLRFAMLPEQGTLTVTAKDAVDGWVAGGLFQPGHDDWRCIPTTVNRMPAAVLYLRTPDDPEYRLLNIAVLYIVDGKIAELTGFDATDKPWLSLPATL
- a CDS encoding DUF1772 domain-containing protein; this translates as MKILQTATMLAALISTGLMAGLFAGFAYAVMPGLNRSSDRTLIEAMQGINKAILNPAFMLPFMGSIPLIALAVFLAWRGHGRPAMPWLIAALALYLIAFMVTSGVNVPLNDQLAKAGDPQHINHLATVRDQFENKWVIGNIVRALLHTAAFACLAWALVVYGAHRLDEGRGTNVSAVPSTHNNAAATIPAAHHHP